The Ovis canadensis isolate MfBH-ARS-UI-01 breed Bighorn chromosome 13, ARS-UI_OviCan_v2, whole genome shotgun sequence genome includes a region encoding these proteins:
- the PRND gene encoding prion-like protein doppel: MRKHLGGCWLAIVCVLLFSQLSSVKARGIKHRIKWNRKVLPSTSQVTEAHTAEIRPGAFIKQGRKLDINFGVEGNRYYEANYWQFPDGIHYNGCSEANVTKEKFVTSCINATQVANQEELSREKQDNKLYQRVLWQLIRELCSIKHCDFWLERGAGLQVTLDQPMMLCLLVFIWFIVK; encoded by the coding sequence ATGAGGAAACATCTGGGTGGATGCTGGTTGGCCATTGTCTGTGTCCTGCTCTTTAGCCAACTCTCCTCAGTCAAGGCGAGAGGCATAAAGCACAGAATCAAGTGGAACCGGAAGGTCTTGCCAAGTACCTCCCAGGTCACGGAGGCCCACACTGCGGAAATCCGCCCAGGGGCCTTCATCAAGCAAGGCCGAAAGCTGGATATCAACTTTGGAGTGGAGGGCAATAGGTACTATGAGGCCAACTATTGGCAGTTTCCTGACGGCATCCATTACAACGGCTGCTCCGAGGCCAATGTCACCAAGGAAAAGTTTGTCACCAGCTGCATTAATGCCACCCAGGTGGCAAATCAAGAGGAACTGTCCCGTGAGAAACAAGACAACAAGCTTTACCAGCGGGTCCTGTGGCAGCTGATCAGGGAGCTCTGCTCCATCAAGCACTGTGACTTTTGGTTGGAAAGGGGAGCAGGACTTCAGGTCACTCTGGACCAGCCCATGATGCTCTGCCTGCTGGTTTTCATTTGGTTTATTGTGAAATAA